AAGAAAAAAATCAAGGCGTTGTTGCTGACGTAAAGTTCCATAAACTAATTCGGTAACTAGACGCACATCGCGGTCATCGAGATCTGCACGTTCGATAGCAGTATCAAGAACACGATCAGCAAACGCCCCTTCACTAGCCACTCGTACTAATATTTGATGGGCCAGCAAACGCGATTTAGTAATTCGCGGTGCTCTTTTAGTGCTTTTTGTTTGATTTCGCTGATTCACGGTACCGGTAAATTCAACAACGTACGTAAGGCTTCAAGTAAATCTACTAGCCTTAGTGGCTTTTGCAAAAATAAATTAGCACCAGCACCTAAAGAACGATCACGGGCGTCTTGAATACTGGCGCTTATTGCAAGAATTTTCATGTTTTGTATCGCACTAGATTTACGAATTCGTCTGATTAATTCTAAACCGTTTAGCACCGGTAAGTATAAATCGATAACTAATAAATCTACTTGATTATTTTGTATGTACTGCCATGCTGAGCCGCCATCGGCAGCCTGCTCAACAAAAAAGCGTAAAAGTTTTGTATCTTTCTCGTGTTGTAATTTCTCGATACCAAGTAAACACAAATCACGAATTACAGGGTTGTCTTCAACTACAAGAATATTAATTTGCTGCATACTATCTATACTACCGTGTACTGCGTGATTTCGCGAGCAATGTGTGCTGAAAGTTTAAAAATTCTTTATGTATATCAAGATTATCAGGGGGGTCCCTAATTAACGGCTGCTTCTTCAGCTTCATTGCGACGCTTTTCTTCGTCGGCAATCGCCTCTTTACGCGATAATTTGATCTTGCCCTTTTCTAGGCCTATCACTTTAACCAATACTTCGTCGCCTTCTTGTAATACGTCTTCAACCCGGGCTACACGACGATTTGCCAATTCAGAAATATGAATCAAGCCATCAGTGCCGGGGAATATCTCAACAAAAGCGCCAAAGTCCATGATCTTACGCACTGTGCCCATGTATAATTTGCCAATTTCGGGCTCTTGGGTGAGATCTTGAATCATCTTTATAGCTTGGTCTGATGCATCGCCATCATTTGATGCTATTTGTACCGTTCCATCATCTTCGACGTTAATTTGGCACCCGGTACGTGCGATAATATCTTTAATAACCTTGCCACCTGGTCCGATTACATCGCGAATACGATCAACCTTTATCTTCATCGAGGTAATACGTGGAGCTAGATTTGAAATATCCTGACGACTTTCGGTAATGGTGCGCGCCATCTCAGAAAGGATATGCAAACGCCCAAGTCGCGCCTGCTCAAGAGCACTCTCTAAAATTTCGCGTGATACCCCCTTTATTTTAATATCCATTTGGATAGCAGTAATACCATTGGTGGTACCCGCGACTTTAAAATCCATATCGCCAAGATGGTCTTCATCGCCAAGAATATCGGTCAATACTGCTATACGATCACCATCTTTTATCAATCCCATAGCAATACCAGCACATGGACCTTTCATAGGTACGCCGGCATCCATAAGCGCTAATGAACCACCACAAACCGTTGCCATCGAAGACGATCCATTAGACTCAAGAATGTCACTCATCACGCGAACGACATAGGGAAAATTTTTGCCGTCTTGTTGCACTAAGTATTTTAAAGCCCGTTCAGCTAGAGCACCATGGCCGATTTCACGACGACCTGGGCCACGCAATGGTTTTACTTCGCCAACTGAATAAGGCGGAAAATTATAATGCAACATAAACGAACGATAGCGCTCACCCAATAAGTCATCGATCTTTTGTTCATCTTGGCGAGTACCTAAAGTCACGGTTACCAATGCTTGCGTTTCTCCACGCGTAAATAAAGCCGAACCATGAGTACGCGGCAATACACCAGTTTCACAGGTAATTGGACGAACATTGGTTAAACCACGGCCATCAATACGCGATTGCTCAGTTAAAATCTGCTCACGTACCATATAATGCTTTTGCGCCGATAGAATGCTGCTAACCTCGTCAGCTCTTTCAGCTATAGTCGCATCCTTTGCAACTAATGCCTCCATGACCTCTTTTTTCGCTACATCAAGCGCGGCATAGCGAGGCACTTTTTCACGAATATCATAAGCGGCACGTAATTTTGATGTGGCTATCTCTTTTACTTGCGCTGCCAATCGTGCATCAACTTGGGGCGGGGTGACTTCACGCTTAGCACGCCCAATTTCATTTTTCATCTCTTCTTGCAGCGCTAAAACCTTTTGTGCTTCTTCATGTGCAAAAAGCAGAGCATCGATTGCGTCTTTTTCGCTAATTTCATTGCCGCCACCTTCAACCATAACAATGGCATCACGGCTACAAGACACAAACATATCAAGATCCGCCTTTTCACGATCTTCAAAAGGCGGATTCACCACTAAATTGCCGTTAATACGTACAATACGCATACCGGCAATTGGGCCTAAAAACGGAATTTCAGATAATTCTAACGCTAACGATGTACCACACATTGCTAACGTATCAGCCGGAAAGGTCGGATCAGATGAAAATACTGTTGCAGTAACCTGGGTCTCACATGACCAACCTTCAGCAAATAAAGGTCGGATAGAACGATCAATAAAACGTGAGATCAGCGTTTCGTCATCACGTGGCTTGCCTTCACGCTTAAAAAAGCCGCCTGGAATACGACCAGCAGCAGACATTTTTTCTTGGTAATCAACAGTAAGCGGTAAAAAATCAATACCATGTTTAGCTTCTTTAGCGGCATTAACTGTAACTAACACTACTGTGCCACCAGCTTTGATAAGCACCGAGCCAGCAGATTGTTTTGCAAGTTTGCCAGTTTGAAAAGTTATAAATTGTTCACCAATTTGAACGGATTTTTCTAAAAAATTCATTAGTTTTCTTCTCTCTTGAACTCACACCCCTATGAGCGGAGCTTCTCATATCCTACGAAAGCAGTATCCTTAATTATGCGCCCGCTCAAGTCGTAATACTTATGCTATTACTTGCGCAGACCGAGAGACGTAATAAGATTACGATAACGATCAAAATTTTTACCCTTTAAATACTCAAGCAAGCTTTTGCGCTGTGAAACTAGCATAAGCAGCCCGCGACGGCTGTGATGATCTTTTTTATGAGTCTTAAAGTGCTCAGTAAGCCCGTTAATTCGCTCAGTTAGTAATGCTACCTGAACTTCAGGTGAACCCGTATCACTAGCGTGAGTTTTAAATTTGTCAATAATTTCAGATTTCTTTTCTGTATCCAGCGCCATGATATACCTCGCTAATAAATGTTGCGCCTATCCCCGGCGTGGTGGAGAAATGCGCTAGTTGCGCCCTTCCACTACGAGATCCGATAACAACAGTCAAGGACTTGAGTGCATCTATCTCCCTTTTTCATAAAGATGCCACAAGCTTATATTAGACACTCTTTTCGAATAAGCTCACTTATAATTCGTAAATTCTTAAGTTTTCTGTTCTTTAAATCTACATTTTAATGTAATGACCGATTTTTTATCTTTAACTAACAAATTTGAACTGGATATTTAAAGAACAGGAAATAAGGAACTGCGAATGAAAGGCGATGATATAGCTGATAGACGGATACTTTTTGATGTTCTTATTTGTGATCAACTCTATTTATTTCGGCTTTAACTTTGGTTTACTCTGCACTGCTGCTTGTGGACCGCTAGCACTACGATTCGTCTGATTTATCGATTTGGGTTCGATCAATCCACCTTTATTAGGTGAGACATAACGCCAAGGTATTCCAGGTATTAATGGTTGTTGTGGTAGTGGTTCTGGTATCAGTTCTAATGATTCTGGTATCTGTGGCGGTGATGATACATCAGTTATTTCTTGGGTGGGATTTGTTGGTAAACTTTTAGCTTGTGAAGATACCGTTGGTTTTGTTGGTTTTTCTTCAATTGCAGAAGCGGCGGTTGGTTCACTTTTAGATGTTGGTTGAGCAACTGCTGGTGATTTAACAGATGCTTTTGCTTTGCTATTTGCTTTAGTACGTTTAGTAGGCGCTGATGTTAAAGGCATTTTAAATATTGATGTTGCATCACTATCCGCCGTGTTTTGTGGTCGCCTAAACATAGCTGTTGGCTCATCTTCCATATCATCAACTGCATTTATTGGGCGCTCAAATACAGGTGTTAAATCACGACTAAACTGTGGTGTTTGCTCAGAATTTTGTTGCTTTGGACTATTATCAGACTGATAACGCCGACGTCGTGGCATTTCAACAATAGCGGTAATTTCATCACGCTCTCTTTTTGAATACTGCTGCTGTTTAGGCAAAATTCGTTCAAGCTCGGCAGCAAACTCGCTTGCATCTTTAGGGCGTTCATTAGCCTTGAAACGCAATGAATGTGCGATTAAATCATCAAAAGTAGGTAAAACACCTGTAACTAGCTCACTTGCAGGTGTTGGACCATGACGAATCATCGCTTCAGCAATCGGCCCAACATGTTCACTACGAAATGGTAGCTCTCCAGTTAGTGACTGATACAGACTAACCCCTAATGCAAATACATCGCTGGCTTTGCTTGGACGCTCACCACGCAATATTTCAGGGGCAGCATATTGAAAAGTACCTACCCAAACCCCGACTGAGGTCAATTGCGATACTCGCGGACCTTTAGCTAAACCAAAATCAAGAATTACCGGCGTATCATCGTCACGCAACATAATATTGCTTGGTTTTAAATCACGGTGAATTATATCTTGAACATGAGCAGTAGCAAGAGCCTTAGCAATTGCATGAAATATTCGCATCACGCGAGCGGGAGTAATCTTACCTTCACGCTCGATAATGGCGCTAAGCCCTTTACCAATAATGTATTCCATTACTAAAAAAACTAAACTATCGGCAACACCAAGTTCAAAAACATGACAAATACCACG
Above is a window of Deltaproteobacteria bacterium DNA encoding:
- a CDS encoding protein kinase, which gives rise to MEVNLDPYHLSPGSKLGSYLIGETLGSGVAATVYRAQDVTRQCIVALKVLHTPHKDGGMPLARMRREIELLSRLDHRGICHVFELGVADSLVFLVMEYIIGKGLSAIIEREGKITPARVMRIFHAIAKALATAHVQDIIHRDLKPSNIMLRDDDTPVILDFGLAKGPRVSQLTSVGVWVGTFQYAAPEILRGERPSKASDVFALGVSLYQSLTGELPFRSEHVGPIAEAMIRHGPTPASELVTGVLPTFDDLIAHSLRFKANERPKDASEFAAELERILPKQQQYSKRERDEITAIVEMPRRRRYQSDNSPKQQNSEQTPQFSRDLTPVFERPINAVDDMEDEPTAMFRRPQNTADSDATSIFKMPLTSAPTKRTKANSKAKASVKSPAVAQPTSKSEPTAASAIEEKPTKPTVSSQAKSLPTNPTQEITDVSSPPQIPESLELIPEPLPQQPLIPGIPWRYVSPNKGGLIEPKSINQTNRSASGPQAAVQSKPKLKPK
- the rpsO gene encoding 30S ribosomal protein S15, with amino-acid sequence MALDTEKKSEIIDKFKTHASDTGSPEVQVALLTERINGLTEHFKTHKKDHHSRRGLLMLVSQRKSLLEYLKGKNFDRYRNLITSLGLRK
- the pnp gene encoding polyribonucleotide nucleotidyltransferase, translating into MNFLEKSVQIGEQFITFQTGKLAKQSAGSVLIKAGGTVVLVTVNAAKEAKHGIDFLPLTVDYQEKMSAAGRIPGGFFKREGKPRDDETLISRFIDRSIRPLFAEGWSCETQVTATVFSSDPTFPADTLAMCGTSLALELSEIPFLGPIAGMRIVRINGNLVVNPPFEDREKADLDMFVSCSRDAIVMVEGGGNEISEKDAIDALLFAHEEAQKVLALQEEMKNEIGRAKREVTPPQVDARLAAQVKEIATSKLRAAYDIREKVPRYAALDVAKKEVMEALVAKDATIAERADEVSSILSAQKHYMVREQILTEQSRIDGRGLTNVRPITCETGVLPRTHGSALFTRGETQALVTVTLGTRQDEQKIDDLLGERYRSFMLHYNFPPYSVGEVKPLRGPGRREIGHGALAERALKYLVQQDGKNFPYVVRVMSDILESNGSSSMATVCGGSLALMDAGVPMKGPCAGIAMGLIKDGDRIAVLTDILGDEDHLGDMDFKVAGTTNGITAIQMDIKIKGVSREILESALEQARLGRLHILSEMARTITESRQDISNLAPRITSMKIKVDRIRDVIGPGGKVIKDIIARTGCQINVEDDGTVQIASNDGDASDQAIKMIQDLTQEPEIGKLYMGTVRKIMDFGAFVEIFPGTDGLIHISELANRRVARVEDVLQEGDEVLVKVIGLEKGKIKLSRKEAIADEEKRRNEAEEAAVN
- a CDS encoding response regulator yields the protein MQQINILVVEDNPVIRDLCLLGIEKLQHEKDTKLLRFFVEQAADGGSAWQYIQNNQVDLLVIDLYLPVLNGLELIRRIRKSSAIQNMKILAISASIQDARDRSLGAGANLFLQKPLRLVDLLEALRTLLNLPVP